A genomic region of Chryseobacterium sp. KACC 21268 contains the following coding sequences:
- the fahA gene encoding fumarylacetoacetase, translating to MKSFIEYSSDSDFSIHNIPFGVCVFNKEFIACATRIGDIVIDLATLYDLGYFEEITEMDDNVFEAYTINEFIELGKPVTNKVREKIQQLLMEDSLLSKDERTITDCFYNIDEIQMMMPLHIPNYTDFYSSIQHATNVGMMFRDPANALLPNWKHLPVGYHGRASSIVLSGIDIIRPCGQIKPPDADKPIFSASKQLDFELEMAFVVNKNTDLGDRISVAEAEDAIFGMMIFNDWSARDIQSWEYVPLGPFLGKNFGSSISPWIVTLEALKPFKTESPKQEPEVLDYLKFEGDKNYDINLEVYLKPENSEENLISQSNYKFMYWNMFQQLAHHTVNGCNVEVGDVYASGTISGEDENSYGSMLELSWKGTKPLQLKNGIERKFIEDGDTITMKAWSEKDGIRVGFGEVSGKILPAV from the coding sequence ATGAAATCATTCATAGAATATTCCTCAGATTCAGACTTTTCCATTCACAATATTCCGTTTGGCGTTTGTGTTTTTAATAAAGAATTTATTGCCTGTGCAACAAGAATTGGTGACATCGTCATTGATTTGGCAACTTTGTACGACCTCGGCTATTTTGAAGAAATCACGGAAATGGACGACAATGTCTTCGAAGCTTACACCATCAACGAATTCATCGAACTTGGAAAACCAGTTACGAATAAAGTCAGAGAAAAAATCCAACAATTGTTAATGGAAGATTCGCTTCTTTCAAAAGATGAACGGACGATTACAGATTGCTTCTATAATATCGATGAAATCCAAATGATGATGCCTTTGCACATCCCGAATTACACCGATTTCTACAGCAGTATCCAGCACGCAACCAATGTCGGGATGATGTTCCGAGACCCTGCCAATGCGCTTCTTCCAAACTGGAAACATTTGCCGGTTGGTTATCACGGTCGTGCTTCATCCATCGTTTTATCAGGCATCGACATTATCCGACCTTGCGGACAAATCAAACCGCCAGATGCAGACAAACCGATTTTCAGTGCATCAAAACAACTGGATTTTGAATTGGAAATGGCTTTTGTCGTAAATAAAAATACAGATTTGGGCGATAGGATTTCTGTGGCTGAGGCCGAAGACGCGATTTTCGGAATGATGATTTTCAATGATTGGTCGGCGAGAGATATTCAAAGTTGGGAATATGTTCCGTTGGGACCATTTTTAGGAAAGAATTTTGGCTCGTCTATTTCGCCTTGGATTGTGACTTTGGAAGCTTTGAAACCTTTCAAAACCGAATCTCCAAAGCAAGAACCGGAAGTCTTGGATTATCTGAAATTTGAAGGCGATAAAAACTACGACATCAATCTCGAAGTTTATTTGAAACCGGAAAACTCAGAAGAAAATCTGATTTCACAAAGCAATTACAAATTTATGTATTGGAATATGTTCCAGCAATTGGCGCATCACACAGTCAATGGTTGCAATGTGGAAGTGGGCGATGTTTACGCCAGCGGAACGATTTCCGGAGAAGACGAAAACTCCTATGGCTCGATGCTGGAATTATCTTGGAAAGGCACAAAACCATTGCAATTGAAAAACGGCATCGAAAGGAAATTCATAGAAGACGGCGATACGATAACGATGAAAGCTTGGTCTGAGAAAGACGGCATCCGAGTTGGATTTGGGGAAGTTTCTGGGAAGATTTTGCCTGCTGTTTAA
- a CDS encoding homogentisate 1,2-dioxygenase, with the protein MRYVQLGKIPPKRHTVFKSEDDQFYYEQLFGTEGFHGIASLLYHTHRPTQIKSIGEAKDVTPKIAVEKNVTPRMIKGAQVTAEDDFLESRKVLMLNNDLKMGLAKPRKSPDYFYKNAECDELLFVHAGRGILKTMLGNIQFSVGDYLIIPRGTIYQLELESEDNVFLFIEAHSPIYTPKRYRNEFGQLLEHSPFCERDIVPPTFVEPKNEKGDFLIKVKKENQITDFIYATHPFDVVGWDGYFYPYKFNIKNFEPITGRIHQPPPVHQNFEAHNFVVCSFVARMYDYHPQAIPAPYNHSNIDSDEVLFYTEGDFMSRNHVDLMDFSLHPGGVVHGPHPGAMERSIGKKSTDEYAVMVDPFRPFKLTEEAIRVEDPTYKTSWLED; encoded by the coding sequence ATGAGATACGTTCAGTTAGGTAAGATTCCACCAAAAAGACACACGGTTTTCAAATCCGAAGACGACCAGTTCTATTACGAGCAACTCTTTGGAACAGAAGGTTTTCACGGCATTGCGTCGTTGTTGTATCACACGCATCGCCCGACTCAAATCAAATCCATTGGCGAAGCAAAAGACGTGACACCGAAAATCGCAGTAGAGAAAAACGTCACGCCAAGAATGATAAAAGGCGCACAAGTGACCGCCGAAGATGACTTTTTGGAAAGCCGAAAGGTTTTGATGCTAAACAACGATTTGAAAATGGGTCTAGCAAAACCCAGAAAATCGCCTGATTATTTTTATAAAAATGCAGAATGCGACGAACTACTTTTCGTACACGCCGGAAGAGGAATTCTGAAGACGATGCTCGGAAACATTCAGTTTTCTGTCGGTGATTATCTCATCATTCCGAGAGGTACGATTTATCAGCTGGAATTGGAATCCGAAGACAATGTTTTTCTTTTCATAGAAGCGCATTCCCCAATTTACACGCCGAAGCGTTACCGAAATGAGTTCGGACAATTGCTGGAGCATTCGCCGTTTTGTGAGCGCGATATTGTTCCGCCAACTTTCGTAGAACCTAAAAATGAGAAAGGCGATTTTCTCATCAAAGTCAAAAAGGAAAATCAAATCACGGATTTCATTTATGCCACGCATCCGTTTGATGTCGTTGGTTGGGACGGATATTTTTATCCTTACAAATTCAATATCAAAAACTTCGAACCGATTACGGGGAGAATTCATCAACCGCCTCCGGTTCATCAGAACTTCGAAGCGCATAATTTTGTGGTGTGCTCGTTCGTGGCAAGAATGTACGATTATCATCCACAAGCGATTCCTGCGCCTTACAACCATTCGAATATCGATTCGGATGAGGTTTTGTTTTATACGGAAGGTGATTTTATGAGCAGAAACCACGTGGATTTGATGGACTTTTCACTTCATCCAGGTGGCGTTGTGCACGGTCCGCATCCAGGCGCAATGGAACGAAGCATCGGCAAAAAATCGACCGACGAATATGCGGTGATGGTTGACCCGTTCAGACCTTTCAAACTGACGGAAGAAGCGATACGAGTTGAAGACCCGACTTACAAGACGAGTTGGTTGGAAGATTAA
- a CDS encoding flavin reductase family protein: MKTIIPSGISAVQLQQVMQTAIAPRPIALASTINAKGEINLSPFSFFNMFSTVPPVVIISPSRRVRDNTTKHTLENLKEVPELVIGNVNFEMVQQVSLASTEYEDGINEFIKSGLTMKPSDIVKPPLIAESPVNFECKVLEIKSLGKLGGAGNLVIAEIVKIHINEKYLDKAGNLNQKQLDLVARLGGNFYSRNNESNIFEVPKPLVTKGIGYDQLPDEIKQSHIFTGNDLGMLANVEILSTGRFSSEKDVHLLAQNYLKNNEIENAWNVLKSE; this comes from the coding sequence ATGAAAACAATCATCCCATCCGGTATTTCCGCCGTTCAGTTGCAACAAGTAATGCAAACTGCGATTGCACCGAGACCAATCGCTTTGGCAAGCACCATCAACGCAAAAGGAGAAATCAATCTTTCGCCTTTCAGTTTTTTCAATATGTTCAGCACGGTTCCACCAGTTGTGATTATTTCGCCTTCGAGACGGGTGCGTGACAATACGACCAAACACACTTTGGAAAACCTGAAAGAAGTTCCGGAATTGGTCATTGGAAATGTGAATTTTGAGATGGTTCAGCAGGTTTCTTTGGCGAGTACGGAATACGAAGATGGCATCAATGAATTCATCAAATCCGGATTGACGATGAAACCATCCGACATCGTAAAACCACCTTTGATTGCAGAATCGCCAGTTAATTTTGAGTGTAAAGTTCTTGAAATTAAAAGTTTAGGAAAACTTGGAGGCGCAGGAAATCTTGTGATTGCAGAGATTGTAAAAATTCATATCAATGAAAAATATTTGGATAAAGCGGGAAATCTAAACCAAAAACAATTGGATTTGGTCGCAAGATTAGGCGGAAATTTCTACTCCCGTAACAACGAAAGTAACATCTTCGAAGTTCCAAAACCGCTGGTGACAAAAGGAATTGGTTATGACCAGCTTCCAGACGAAATCAAACAAAGTCATATTTTCACGGGCAACGATTTAGGAATGTTGGCGAATGTGGAAATTTTATCGACTGGTCGTTTTTCTTCGGAAAAAGATGTACATTTATTAGCTCAGAATTATTTAAAAAACAATGAAATTGAAAATGCGTGGAACGTTTTAAAATCTGAATGA
- a CDS encoding thiol:disulfide interchange protein, whose protein sequence is MKILTFILLMISGIFNSQEVKHYGFESLPEKLEKPILIYIKTDWCSICKIQKYQMEKDLELKNLMDEKVYFITFNPEKYKESIKFFDENYNYISNGNSGIHELAVELSLNKKPVYPSWILIDKDGKVLFRNEGLVDNGILKLLLGKLN, encoded by the coding sequence GTGAAGATATTAACTTTCATATTATTAATGATTTCCGGGATTTTTAATTCGCAGGAAGTGAAGCATTATGGATTTGAAAGTTTGCCGGAAAAGTTAGAGAAACCGATTCTGATTTATATCAAAACCGATTGGTGCTCGATTTGTAAAATTCAGAAATATCAGATGGAGAAGGATTTGGAGTTGAAAAATCTGATGGATGAGAAGGTTTATTTTATCACTTTCAATCCTGAAAAATATAAGGAATCGATTAAATTCTTTGATGAAAATTACAACTACATTTCGAATGGAAATTCTGGGATTCACGAATTAGCGGTTGAGCTTTCATTAAACAAAAAACCTGTTTATCCGAGTTGGATTTTGATTGATAAAGATGGGAAAGTTTTGTTTCGCAATGAGGGATTGGTTGATAATGGGATTTTGAAATTATTGTTGGGGAAATTGAATTGA
- a CDS encoding TonB-dependent receptor — protein sequence MKLIYIILSLFSVLINAQVESIPQDSLTSSVDTLKVTQTSREDSLNASVDTLKKSNDIDEVTINQFSVKKLNSPISTDVYSQQFFRKNPTANIFEAIAMVNGVKPQLNCAVCNTGDIHINGLEGAYTMILIDGMPIVSSLSTVYGLSGIPNSLIDRIEVTKGPASSIYGSEAMGGVINIITKNALQAPDFATDVMTGNQGEINLDIAKKVFDNKNFSSLLSLNYFYFGNRSDQNKDNFTDTPLQNRISVFNKWNFKRKENRQASFALRYFYEDRFGGEMQWQKRNRGSDDVYGESIYTNRFEFFGIYQLPLKEKFLLQYSYNYHHQDSFYGNTSYLATQKVLFLQMNWEKQLGKHLLKSGTTLKSTFYDDNTPGTANLEGENQPMKSPIYGLYLEDEWEINDKNTLLLGYRYDYHKIHKSVHSPRVAWKFEPNPYHTLRLSFGTGFRVVNLFTEDHSALTGSREVIIADDLKPEKSLNTNLSYLMKIPIKDYFINVDVNGFYSYFNNKIVGDFDSEPDKIIYDNLAGHAISRGISADISTNWSLPIQLMFGVTYMDVYQENEGDRIQQLHAPKWSGTYNLSYQFANKFSMDLTGQFYGPMRLPTVPDDFRPEYSPWFTLMNIQLTKKFDNGFEIYGGVRNLLNFTPKNPILRPFDPFDNQADDVASNPYGYTFDTTYGYAPMQGIRTFLGIRYQIR from the coding sequence ATGAAATTAATCTACATCATACTCAGCTTATTTTCGGTTTTAATTAATGCGCAAGTTGAATCAATTCCGCAAGATTCTTTAACTTCTTCTGTGGACACTTTGAAGGTGACGCAAACTAGTCGGGAAGATTCCTTAAATGCTTCAGTTGACACTTTGAAAAAATCAAATGATATTGATGAAGTGACCATCAATCAGTTTTCTGTGAAGAAATTGAACAGTCCGATTTCGACGGATGTTTATTCGCAACAATTTTTTAGGAAAAATCCGACTGCTAATATATTTGAAGCGATTGCGATGGTAAACGGTGTGAAACCTCAGCTGAATTGTGCGGTTTGTAATACGGGAGACATTCACATCAACGGTTTGGAAGGCGCTTACACGATGATTTTGATTGATGGAATGCCCATCGTCAGTTCGCTTTCCACCGTTTACGGACTCAGCGGAATTCCGAATAGTTTGATTGACAGAATCGAGGTGACGAAAGGTCCGGCTTCGTCTATTTACGGTTCGGAAGCGATGGGTGGCGTTATTAATATCATCACAAAAAATGCTTTGCAAGCGCCGGATTTTGCTACCGATGTGATGACGGGAAATCAAGGTGAAATCAATCTTGACATTGCGAAGAAAGTGTTTGACAACAAGAATTTTTCCAGTTTGCTGAGTCTCAATTATTTCTATTTCGGGAACAGAAGTGACCAGAACAAAGACAATTTCACCGACACGCCTTTGCAAAACCGAATCTCAGTTTTCAACAAATGGAATTTCAAAAGAAAAGAAAATCGACAGGCAAGTTTTGCATTGAGATATTTTTACGAAGATAGATTTGGTGGTGAAATGCAGTGGCAAAAGCGAAACCGCGGTTCGGATGATGTTTACGGCGAAAGCATTTACACGAACCGTTTTGAGTTTTTTGGAATTTATCAATTGCCTTTAAAGGAGAAATTTTTGCTTCAATATTCTTACAATTATCATCATCAGGATTCGTTTTATGGGAACACTTCTTACTTGGCGACTCAGAAAGTTTTGTTTCTGCAAATGAACTGGGAAAAGCAATTGGGCAAACATCTTTTGAAAAGTGGAACGACTTTGAAATCGACTTTCTACGATGATAACACGCCTGGAACAGCAAATCTAGAAGGTGAAAATCAGCCGATGAAATCACCGATTTACGGTCTTTATTTGGAAGACGAATGGGAAATCAATGATAAAAATACTTTGCTTTTGGGTTACAGATATGATTATCACAAGATTCATAAATCTGTGCATTCCCCGAGAGTGGCTTGGAAATTTGAGCCGAATCCTTATCATACTTTGAGGTTGAGTTTTGGAACCGGTTTCCGTGTTGTGAATCTTTTTACGGAAGACCACTCGGCGCTGACTGGTTCTCGGGAAGTGATAATTGCAGATGACTTGAAGCCGGAAAAATCTTTGAATACGAATCTGAGTTATCTGATGAAAATTCCAATCAAAGATTATTTTATCAATGTTGATGTGAACGGATTTTATTCTTATTTCAACAATAAAATTGTGGGTGACTTTGATTCCGAGCCGGATAAAATTATTTATGATAATCTGGCTGGACACGCAATTTCTAGAGGGATTTCTGCAGATATTAGCACCAATTGGAGTTTGCCGATTCAGTTGATGTTTGGAGTGACTTATATGGATGTCTATCAGGAAAATGAAGGCGACAGAATCCAGCAATTGCACGCGCCGAAATGGAGCGGAACTTACAATTTGAGTTATCAGTTTGCAAACAAATTTTCGATGGATTTGACGGGACAATTTTACGGACCAATGCGATTGCCAACTGTTCCGGATGATTTCCGACCAGAATATTCGCCTTGGTTTACGTTGATGAATATTCAGTTGACGAAGAAATTTGATAATGGGTTTGAGATTTATGGAGGCGTGAGAAATTTATTAAACTTCACACCGAAAAACCCGATTCTGAGACCGTTTGACCCGTTTGATAATCAAGCGGATGATGTTGCCAGCAATCCTTACGGTTATACTTTTGATACGACTTATGGCTATGCGCCGATGCAGGGAATTCGGACGTTTTTGGGGATTCGTTATCAGATAAGATAG
- a CDS encoding Bax inhibitor-1 family protein: protein MNDSLMVSEISEIERAEFYRKTYMHVAVAILAFGAVESILLKVVPMEMILSMVSGQYTWLLIIGVFWMVSMLATKLSFSVSKTTQYLGLGLFVLIQAVIFLPMLGIATLYAPEIITQAALVTAFMFAGLTAAVFLTNKDFSFLRNIIVIGGFVALGVIVVGAIFGFNLGLWFSLAMVALASASILYETYNIKNQYSKGQYVGAALQLFSSIMLLFWYILRIFLSRRD from the coding sequence ATGAATGATTCATTAATGGTTTCGGAAATTTCGGAAATCGAAAGAGCAGAATTTTACAGAAAAACGTATATGCACGTCGCAGTGGCGATTTTGGCGTTCGGAGCGGTGGAAAGCATCTTGTTGAAAGTGGTTCCTATGGAAATGATTTTGTCGATGGTTTCTGGCCAATACACTTGGTTGCTCATCATCGGCGTGTTTTGGATGGTTTCTATGTTGGCGACCAAATTGTCGTTTTCCGTTTCAAAAACCACGCAATATTTGGGATTGGGACTGTTTGTCTTGATACAAGCGGTAATTTTCCTTCCGATGTTGGGCATCGCAACTTTGTACGCACCGGAAATCATCACGCAGGCAGCGCTGGTAACAGCATTTATGTTTGCTGGATTGACGGCGGCAGTTTTCCTCACGAACAAAGATTTTTCTTTCCTTAGAAATATCATCGTGATTGGTGGATTTGTAGCGCTGGGCGTAATTGTGGTTGGCGCAATTTTCGGCTTCAATCTTGGACTTTGGTTCTCTTTGGCGATGGTTGCGTTGGCAAGTGCAAGTATTTTGTATGAGACTTACAACATCAAAAATCAATACTCTAAAGGTCAATATGTCGGCGCGGCTTTACAATTGTTCTCATCCATAATGCTTTTGTTCTGGTATATTTTGAGAATATTTTTGAGCAGAAGAGATTAA
- the hppD gene encoding 4-hydroxyphenylpyruvate dioxygenase produces the protein MSTLTFAEKIAQAENFLPINGTDYLEFYVGNAKQAAHFYKTAFGFQSVAYAGPETGVRDRASYVLQQGKIRLVLTSGLKSDSPICEHQRKHGDGVKILALWVDDAEKAFEETTKRGGKPYLQPQTLTDEFGEVKMSGIYTYGETVHMFVERKNYNGAFMPGYEPWKSDYNPSDVGLLYVDHCVGNVGWDRMIPTVEWYEKVMGFVNILSFDDKQINTEYSALMSKVMSNGNGFAKFPINEPAEGQRKSQVEEYLDFYEGEGVQHIAVATKDIVKTVTELKSRGVEFLSPPPEAYYDMIPDRVGNIDEDIKKLQDLGILVDCDEEGYLLQIFTKPVEDRPTLFYEIIERHGAQSFGAGNFKALFEALEKEQEKRGNL, from the coding sequence ATGTCAACACTCACTTTTGCCGAGAAAATCGCACAAGCCGAGAATTTTCTCCCCATCAACGGAACAGATTATTTAGAGTTTTATGTAGGAAATGCCAAGCAGGCGGCGCATTTTTACAAAACCGCATTCGGTTTTCAGTCCGTGGCTTACGCAGGTCCGGAAACTGGCGTCAGAGATAGAGCGTCTTACGTTCTTCAGCAAGGAAAAATCAGATTGGTATTAACTTCAGGACTTAAATCCGATTCTCCAATTTGTGAACATCAAAGAAAACACGGCGATGGTGTCAAGATTTTGGCACTTTGGGTAGATGATGCCGAAAAAGCCTTTGAAGAAACCACAAAACGAGGCGGAAAACCATATTTGCAACCTCAAACTTTGACCGACGAATTTGGCGAAGTGAAGATGTCCGGAATCTACACTTATGGCGAAACGGTTCATATGTTCGTGGAACGTAAAAATTACAATGGCGCCTTTATGCCAGGCTACGAACCTTGGAAAAGCGACTACAATCCTTCCGATGTTGGACTTTTGTACGTGGACCATTGCGTCGGAAATGTCGGCTGGGACAGGATGATTCCAACGGTTGAGTGGTACGAGAAAGTGATGGGATTTGTGAATATTCTCTCGTTTGACGACAAACAAATCAACACAGAATATTCCGCTTTGATGTCAAAAGTAATGTCCAACGGAAACGGATTTGCAAAGTTCCCAATCAACGAACCAGCTGAAGGTCAACGAAAATCTCAGGTCGAGGAATATCTCGATTTCTACGAAGGCGAAGGCGTTCAGCACATTGCCGTTGCAACAAAAGATATCGTGAAAACTGTTACAGAACTGAAGAGTAGAGGCGTCGAATTCCTTTCACCACCGCCAGAAGCCTATTACGATATGATTCCGGACAGAGTAGGGAACATTGACGAAGACATCAAGAAACTTCAGGATTTAGGCATTTTGGTGGATTGTGATGAGGAAGGTTATTTGCTTCAAATTTTCACAAAACCAGTGGAAGACAGACCGACGTTGTTCTACGAAATCATCGAGAGACACGGCGCTCAGAGCTTCGGTGCTGGAAATTTCAAAGCACTTTTCGAAGCCTTGGAAAAAGAGCAGGAAAAGCGTGGGAATTTGTAA
- a CDS encoding ABC transporter ATP-binding protein, with product MKKQTTWDIVKRLFLIGMKFRSWFIITLVISIVLAIVSTYRPILTKDVVDIDIVQLRDKSQLMKHIYLLIGLVVAETILNFFLVYFSNFISQNVIRDIRERLYHKLIYFRTAFFDKTPIGSLVTRAVGDVETIATVYTDGFLMVFGDILRIVMVLFAMFQVDTHLSLISLAILPLMVVITRVFQKKLKTAFGLERSWTSTQNSFVQERLAGMPLIQVFNRQEAEFTKFDKINIELKKALLRTVFIFSLFFPVVELISSLFIGFILFYGGFIKSTPGVIIAFIQFINMLIRPLRQIADRFNNIQRGIVGAERVLGVMDEDQAMPNNGTIARDHFDGKIEFQIVHFAYDEKQLVLKGIDFKVNSGESVAIVGATGAGKSTIISLITRLYDINSGKIMLDDVDIREYELYNLRSHIGVVLQDVFLFHGSIFENLTLGDESITLEQVKKASKEIGVDEFIESLPNGYDYVVSERGSSISLGQRQLLSFLRAYLSNPKILILDEATSSIDHESEKLIQRATEKITKNRTSILIAHRLSTIEKADKIIVMDHGLIVEEGTHQELITKNGYYSLLYKAQVVSPDGDKMI from the coding sequence ATGAAGAAACAAACGACTTGGGATATTGTAAAAAGACTATTTCTAATTGGGATGAAATTCCGTTCGTGGTTCATCATCACGCTGGTCATCTCCATCGTTCTGGCAATTGTCTCCACTTACCGACCGATTCTTACGAAGGATGTTGTGGATATCGACATCGTTCAGCTGAGAGATAAGTCTCAATTGATGAAGCACATCTATCTGCTCATCGGACTGGTGGTTGCAGAGACGATTCTGAATTTTTTCTTGGTTTATTTCTCAAATTTCATCTCTCAGAATGTGATTCGTGACATCCGAGAAAGGCTTTATCACAAACTGATTTATTTCCGGACCGCATTTTTTGATAAAACCCCGATTGGAAGCTTGGTAACAAGAGCGGTTGGCGATGTAGAAACGATTGCGACGGTTTACACAGACGGATTTTTGATGGTTTTTGGGGATATTCTGAGAATTGTAATGGTGTTATTTGCGATGTTTCAGGTGGACACGCATCTCAGTCTAATTTCATTGGCGATTCTTCCGCTGATGGTGGTGATTACGAGGGTTTTCCAGAAAAAATTGAAAACGGCTTTCGGATTGGAAAGAAGCTGGACCTCGACGCAGAATAGTTTTGTTCAGGAACGTTTGGCAGGAATGCCATTAATCCAAGTTTTTAACAGACAGGAAGCGGAATTTACTAAGTTTGATAAAATTAATATCGAACTGAAGAAAGCTTTGTTGAGAACGGTTTTCATCTTTTCGCTATTTTTTCCAGTTGTGGAATTGATTTCGTCACTTTTCATTGGATTCATCTTATTTTATGGTGGTTTCATCAAATCTACGCCAGGTGTAATCATTGCTTTTATTCAATTCATCAATATGTTGATTCGTCCGTTGAGACAGATTGCGGATAGATTTAATAATATCCAACGTGGAATTGTAGGTGCAGAAAGGGTTCTTGGCGTGATGGATGAAGACCAAGCAATGCCAAATAACGGAACGATTGCCCGAGACCATTTCGACGGAAAGATTGAATTTCAGATTGTTCACTTTGCTTACGACGAGAAGCAATTAGTTCTGAAAGGCATTGACTTTAAGGTTAATTCGGGTGAAAGTGTCGCAATCGTCGGCGCAACTGGTGCTGGAAAATCTACCATTATCAGTTTGATTACAAGGCTGTACGACATCAATTCTGGAAAGATAATGTTGGACGATGTTGATATTCGGGAATATGAATTGTATAATTTGAGAAGTCATATTGGCGTGGTTCTTCAGGACGTTTTCCTTTTCCACGGCAGTATTTTTGAAAACCTGACTTTGGGCGACGAAAGCATTACTTTGGAACAAGTCAAAAAAGCTTCAAAGGAAATTGGCGTTGATGAATTTATTGAAAGTTTGCCAAACGGTTACGATTATGTGGTGAGCGAGAGAGGTTCATCTATCTCGCTTGGACAAAGACAATTATTGTCATTTTTGAGAGCTTATCTTTCCAACCCGAAAATTTTAATCCTTGACGAAGCGACCTCATCCATCGACCACGAGAGCGAAAAATTAATCCAAAGAGCCACAGAGAAAATCACAAAAAACAGAACGTCAATCCTCATCGCACACCGACTTTCAACCATTGAAAAAGCCGACAAAATCATCGTGATGGACCACGGATTGATTGTGGAAGAAGGAACGCATCAGGAATTGATTACGAAAAATGGTTATTATTCTTTGCTTTACAAGGCGCAAGTGGTTTCGCCTGATGGGGATAAAATGATTTAG
- a CDS encoding acetyl-CoA hydrolase/transferase C-terminal domain-containing protein yields MINYVSPEEAVSIIKSGDRIFGHGSACTPNLLYDELAKQSSRLKDVEMVSITQQGNVEIAKPQYKDSFYINSLFTSAPVREAVNSENGDYVPIFLSEIPILFKNGILPIDVALITVSPPDAHGYCTLGTSVDVARGAIDTAKRIIAIVNPKMPRTHGDGMIHINRIEKLVWSEEELLTINYSEKVGEEEMKIGRNVAELIDDKATIQMGIGTIPDAVLQCLHNHKDLGVHTEMLSDGVIDLIKNDVINNKYKGTHANRTITSFCFGTRRLYDFVDDNPAVAFMDVQHVNFPINIMKNKKMHAINSAIEIDLTGQVCADSIGTYQFSGIGGQMDFMRGAALSEGGKPIMALSSRTKKGVPRIVPFLKQGAGVVTTRGHIHYVVTEFGTAYLYGKNLRQRAQALIEISHPDDREMLDRAAFERFK; encoded by the coding sequence ATGATCAATTACGTAAGCCCAGAAGAAGCAGTTTCAATCATTAAAAGTGGTGACAGGATTTTCGGACACGGAAGTGCGTGTACTCCTAACCTTTTGTACGATGAATTGGCAAAACAATCCTCACGTTTGAAAGATGTGGAAATGGTTTCCATCACGCAGCAAGGCAATGTGGAAATCGCCAAACCTCAATATAAAGATAGTTTTTACATCAATTCACTCTTCACATCTGCGCCAGTTCGGGAAGCTGTGAATTCCGAAAATGGCGACTACGTTCCAATTTTTCTGAGCGAAATTCCAATTCTTTTCAAAAATGGGATCTTGCCAATTGATGTTGCTTTGATCACCGTTTCGCCTCCAGATGCTCACGGCTACTGCACGCTTGGAACTTCTGTAGATGTAGCGCGTGGTGCAATTGATACGGCGAAAAGAATCATTGCGATCGTGAATCCGAAAATGCCAAGAACTCACGGCGATGGAATGATCCACATCAACCGAATTGAAAAATTGGTTTGGAGTGAGGAAGAACTTTTGACCATTAATTATAGCGAGAAAGTGGGTGAGGAAGAGATGAAGATTGGTAGAAATGTGGCCGAATTGATTGATGACAAAGCGACGATCCAAATGGGAATCGGAACTATTCCGGATGCGGTTTTGCAGTGCCTTCACAACCACAAAGACCTTGGTGTTCACACAGAAATGTTGAGCGATGGTGTCATCGATTTGATTAAAAATGATGTCATTAATAATAAATATAAAGGCACGCACGCCAACAGAACGATTACCAGTTTTTGTTTCGGGACCAGAAGATTGTACGACTTTGTAGATGACAATCCTGCCGTGGCTTTTATGGATGTTCAGCACGTGAATTTTCCAATCAATATTATGAAGAACAAGAAAATGCACGCCATCAATTCCGCAATCGAAATTGATTTGACAGGACAGGTTTGTGCAGATTCTATCGGAACTTATCAGTTCAGCGGAATCGGTGGACAGATGGACTTTATGCGTGGCGCAGCGTTGAGCGAAGGCGGAAAGCCAATTATGGCCTTGTCTTCCAGAACAAAAAAAGGTGTTCCTAGAATAGTCCCTTTCCTAAAACAAGGTGCTGGTGTTGTGACAACGAGAGGTCATATCCATTACGTGGTGACGGAGTTTGGAACGGCTTATCTTTATGGCAAAAACCTTCGTCAGAGAGCGCAAGCTTTGATAGAGATTTCGCATCCCGATGACAGAGAAATGTTGGATAGAGCAGCGTTCGAAAGATTTAAATAA